The following proteins are encoded in a genomic region of Neorickettsia risticii str. Illinois:
- a CDS encoding DnaA ATPase domain-containing protein has protein sequence MKQLILIDNQIRQNTYSVADYFVSESNLSIYKSLVETPFSGKPIVLKGHSKSGKTHIGRVWASKHGADILSNLTEQAHFAIHNHCFIDDIDKLTTQEEIEALLHIYNSAIESGKILLMTTRSLDFSDVLPDLSSRLRASITYSIPPPDDELLRVVTRKQFYLYQTRVSEKVVNLVLQRVDRSLEAVVDFVALLNREALHKGKPISARLFHEASAYVSKQNQPQ, from the coding sequence ATGAAGCAACTAATACTGATTGATAACCAAATTAGGCAGAATACCTATTCTGTTGCGGATTATTTTGTCTCGGAAAGTAATCTGTCCATTTACAAATCGTTAGTCGAAACACCATTTAGTGGGAAACCAATTGTGCTAAAAGGTCATTCGAAATCTGGTAAAACGCATATTGGTAGAGTATGGGCATCGAAGCATGGCGCTGACATTTTGTCTAATCTCACTGAGCAGGCACACTTTGCAATTCACAATCACTGTTTCATAGATGATATAGACAAACTAACCACCCAAGAGGAGATCGAAGCATTGCTTCATATTTACAATAGCGCTATAGAGAGTGGAAAAATTCTCCTTATGACCACAAGGAGTTTGGACTTTTCAGATGTTCTACCTGACTTAAGTTCGAGACTGAGAGCAAGTATTACATATTCCATCCCTCCCCCGGATGATGAACTACTCCGGGTAGTGACAAGAAAGCAATTTTATCTCTATCAAACCAGAGTGTCTGAAAAGGTAGTAAACCTTGTTCTTCAGCGAGTTGATAGGTCATTAGAGGCCGTAGTAGACTTTGTCGCTCTTTTGAACAGGGAGGCACTACACAAAGGGAAGCCAATTTCCGCACGCCTTTTCCACGAGGCAAGTGCCTATGTGAGTAAACAAAATCAACCCCAATAA
- a CDS encoding monovalent cation/H+ antiporter complex subunit F — protein MLLVVLAVLLSSMLLLTFCVVFFQEKHDKILAANSLSTHVIVLSCLYSTLVSDHNFLDIAYIYAFMGFIGLVAIINFILYNNLRHR, from the coding sequence ATGCTTTTGGTTGTTTTGGCTGTCTTGCTTTCTAGTATGCTCCTTTTGACTTTTTGTGTGGTCTTTTTCCAAGAAAAACATGACAAAATTTTAGCAGCAAACTCTCTAAGCACTCATGTGATCGTCCTTTCATGTTTGTATTCAACCCTCGTATCAGATCACAATTTCCTTGATATTGCTTATATATATGCCTTTATGGGTTTTATAGGTCTGGTAGCGATTATAAACTTCATACTCTATAACAACTTAAGACATCGTTAA
- the purH gene encoding bifunctional phosphoribosylaminoimidazolecarboxamide formyltransferase/IMP cyclohydrolase, with amino-acid sequence MIKRALISVYDKTDLLPLAYKLQAANVEIIATGKTHQYLLENQIRATNLSDYTHQPEILGGRVKTLHPVIHAGLLADPALHEAEMQTLAIKQIDLVVVNLYPFEKCVNSGAPESEIIENIDIGGVSLLRSAAKNFKNVCVLSDPSDYSTFDVNPTLSFRSKMARKAFARVARYDCKIAEWFASSTSLPEVLNLSVMKKNDFRYGENPHQNASFYSDGEFPLTKLQGKELSYNNLLDLDSALSIVTNFTEPTCAIIKHTNPCGVASHKSSLEQAYEKALAADSLSAFGGVVALNQIVTRNVAEKLLNTFFEVIVAYGITQDAILLFSNKPNLRVLTYKSYTAPEKNMLSLLGGLLVQSGNTKLFQDFEIVTKRQPTNEELNQLVFAWKICKYVKSNAIVTAHDYTTVGIGAGQMSRVKSVEIALGKSKVGQPLAMASDAFFPFADSIELAAKNGVESIIQPGGSIRDKEVIEAANHHNIAMIFTRMRHFRH; translated from the coding sequence ATGATAAAAAGAGCGCTTATATCCGTTTACGACAAGACTGATCTTTTACCTCTGGCATACAAATTGCAAGCTGCAAATGTTGAAATTATTGCAACTGGAAAAACACATCAATATCTCCTAGAGAATCAAATCAGAGCAACCAATTTATCTGATTATACCCATCAACCGGAAATACTAGGTGGTAGAGTGAAAACATTGCATCCCGTAATACACGCAGGCCTGCTAGCAGATCCGGCTTTACACGAAGCTGAAATGCAAACACTGGCAATAAAACAAATAGATTTGGTAGTCGTAAATCTTTACCCATTTGAAAAGTGCGTAAATAGTGGTGCTCCAGAAAGTGAAATTATAGAAAACATAGATATTGGCGGTGTCTCACTATTAAGGTCCGCAGCTAAGAATTTTAAAAATGTTTGTGTCCTCTCTGACCCAAGCGATTACAGCACATTCGACGTAAACCCAACTTTATCTTTCAGAAGTAAAATGGCGAGAAAAGCATTTGCACGGGTGGCAAGATATGACTGTAAGATAGCAGAATGGTTCGCTTCCTCTACGTCTTTGCCAGAGGTGCTAAATTTATCTGTCATGAAAAAAAATGACTTCAGATACGGTGAAAATCCCCATCAGAACGCATCTTTCTACTCTGATGGAGAGTTCCCACTCACAAAACTTCAGGGTAAAGAACTAAGTTATAACAACCTGCTTGACCTAGACAGCGCATTGTCGATTGTGACAAACTTCACTGAACCTACTTGTGCAATTATCAAACACACTAATCCCTGCGGTGTAGCCTCACACAAATCCAGTCTGGAACAGGCATACGAGAAGGCACTGGCTGCAGATTCGTTGAGTGCTTTTGGCGGTGTAGTTGCATTGAATCAAATTGTTACTAGGAACGTGGCAGAAAAGCTTTTAAATACCTTCTTTGAAGTTATAGTTGCCTATGGAATCACGCAGGACGCCATACTTCTCTTTTCAAACAAACCAAATTTACGCGTTCTTACGTACAAGAGTTATACTGCACCGGAAAAAAACATGCTCAGTTTGCTCGGGGGACTCTTAGTACAATCTGGAAATACAAAATTATTTCAGGACTTTGAGATTGTCACAAAAAGGCAACCAACAAATGAAGAGCTTAATCAACTTGTTTTTGCTTGGAAAATCTGTAAATATGTCAAGTCAAACGCGATAGTGACTGCCCATGATTACACAACTGTAGGAATAGGTGCAGGTCAAATGAGCCGCGTTAAGAGTGTAGAAATAGCACTAGGAAAAAGCAAAGTCGGACAGCCTCTTGCAATGGCGTCGGATGCGTTCTTCCCATTTGCGGATAGTATAGAATTGGCAGCAAAGAATGGTGTAGAGTCAATTATCCAACCAGGTGGCTCAATCAGAGATAAAGAAGTAATAGAGGCAGCCAATCATCACAACATTGCAATGATATTTACCCGAATGAGGCATTTCAGACATTAG
- a CDS encoding 3-phosphoshikimate 1-carboxyvinyltransferase produces the protein MLQGKIMNSKGCKIEKIPPMKGIYSVPPDVSMLQSSIFVLAHAMGRSTVSPFFAYDSVIQTIHCLEQLGVRIKKIKNSSEIEVYGIGLRGFHTPANIFNIGSSHMGLHLLLGSVATYSFQTIITGSKYQIGKLKIKCAQHFADIGIEIVSQTLPTVIKGCHYCIPHEHILRHSCSQSKSALLMAGLNMLGTTTVIEPFSGSRDHLTGILEHLGADVKVTKARENTTTIVHGGKEFVSRNITIPGDPSMALFLVMAATLLAGSAIIIKNVYLDEKRLEIYKFLKKMGANIEFKVNTTTFNAKIGEIHVKSTTLNGITINENDVHAENLRSILFLLCTANGKSCIENPKGLKITQNKRFMDFVGIMQKLGANIKLKNERIDVGGTQLKGNNSVSASYDQQLGNLLTLAGFITQGTITVSRYHPEWLQLYYNFGKPTDAAKQT, from the coding sequence ATGCTCCAGGGAAAAATTATGAATAGCAAAGGCTGCAAAATAGAAAAAATCCCCCCAATGAAAGGAATCTACAGTGTCCCACCCGATGTATCAATGCTGCAGAGTAGCATTTTCGTGCTTGCACACGCAATGGGTAGGTCTACTGTGTCACCCTTTTTCGCTTACGACTCCGTCATACAAACAATTCATTGCTTAGAACAACTTGGCGTAAGAATAAAAAAAATAAAGAACTCATCAGAAATAGAAGTATACGGCATTGGTTTGAGAGGCTTCCATACTCCTGCAAACATTTTCAACATTGGCAGTTCACATATGGGACTTCATCTATTGCTTGGCTCAGTTGCAACTTACTCTTTCCAGACAATCATTACCGGGTCCAAGTATCAAATTGGCAAGTTGAAAATCAAGTGCGCTCAACACTTTGCTGATATAGGTATAGAGATAGTTTCGCAGACCCTACCAACAGTTATAAAAGGCTGCCACTACTGCATTCCGCATGAACATATATTACGACACTCCTGTTCACAGAGTAAAAGTGCATTGTTAATGGCCGGATTGAATATGCTCGGCACTACCACAGTAATAGAACCCTTTTCCGGTAGTAGAGATCATCTTACAGGAATCCTAGAGCACTTAGGTGCTGACGTAAAGGTAACAAAAGCCAGAGAAAATACAACAACTATTGTGCACGGAGGTAAAGAATTCGTATCACGGAATATTACAATTCCCGGTGATCCATCCATGGCTTTGTTTTTGGTTATGGCAGCAACTTTGCTGGCTGGTTCCGCAATTATAATCAAAAATGTCTACCTAGATGAGAAACGTCTTGAAATATATAAATTCCTAAAGAAAATGGGGGCAAATATTGAGTTTAAGGTTAATACAACAACTTTTAATGCAAAAATAGGTGAGATTCACGTTAAAAGTACCACTCTCAACGGTATAACAATCAACGAGAATGATGTCCATGCAGAGAATCTCAGGAGCATACTTTTTCTCTTATGCACGGCAAACGGGAAAAGTTGCATAGAGAACCCAAAAGGACTAAAAATCACACAAAATAAGAGATTCATGGACTTCGTAGGAATAATGCAAAAGCTGGGTGCAAACATTAAACTCAAGAATGAAAGAATAGATGTAGGAGGCACACAACTAAAGGGAAACAACTCCGTAAGTGCATCCTATGACCAACAGCTTGGCAACCTACTTACTCTTGCAGGTTTTATTACCCAAGGGACAATTACAGTATCTAGATACCACCCAGAGTGGCTTCAATTATACTACAATTTTGGAAAGCCCACCGATGCGGCCAAACAAACCTAG
- a CDS encoding AsmA-like C-terminal domain-containing protein: MKFKILVLFFFLAILSPFLLYKYNRNLSKKFVEYYINSRFHRFNPGVSISFSDFELEKSNDSKKLVLNGIVATLNSEKVALIGKVSLLFSWSFPFTKLYPISATIYDADLYVQMGTQKKNVSIPESSQIDSVFSLIGLLNTDLFVKGLRFNGHEINEGFMRIKKMNHKKILQVGIHEENAEIELEIVQSQYDTVAMRVKNLNPNNSVFSPLIKELANLQISDDNFTFSGYALLNLNEKKISGAVNDLRGSIKRNGTSFHFDDGRFLVTGTSSIIELDDVGINIDGTQFNGTIFFSDGISLQGTVTNLSSKDVLKYWNSSSTAREWYKNSIKHGTIKEATIKLESKTRNFEIRDASFVDTAGEIDVSYDTNEAQRLINLEGFAGTLNLIDSNLYIKADSGLVEGLSCQKCEAIIDMEKTKLSGTLTGELSELILLGEKASPNSIDEIEKVTNLKGLNGNSSADVVLHIPHTDEGQISTKLHVKADNLQADKFYRDFSITSGTAQLEMNDDTVEIDTSLLSADGEIGLKVVRDFHTQVTDFIFEGTSSVETIKNSGFLPSFLPFNGKIHGRVAVQLLQDGNLNLQGSLNMQDVHEEVFQLFGWKKDPDTVFNFRIDSVGEQYNFKKLHLTGKLLELRLSGSSDTKKTIINSQVVNINDSSLEFKFHHSLEDDTSNLIINSETLDLSNAQTLGRVLNFGGTGKTKTNLEVNIGTLKLKNALSLSDLKLDLKNGDGNLSGIFNDGTILGASFSKHGGVIVDSTNIGTLLKSLGIKSGIMGGRTSFYLGTKNTRSNDGILVVENFYVQDAPILARILSLSSLYGIMNILNGEGIFFERFFSQFKYADGIFYISESWLEAAPVGLSIMGILSLKQDEAIIHGSVVPLYKLNKLISKVPIIGTLVTAGKNRGIIAAEYTLTRKMNKSTVSVNTLTTFTPTILHKFFKVFN; encoded by the coding sequence ATGAAATTTAAAATACTCGTATTATTCTTCTTTCTTGCTATTCTTTCACCATTTCTACTGTACAAATACAACAGAAATCTATCAAAGAAATTTGTTGAGTACTATATAAACAGCCGTTTTCATCGATTCAACCCTGGAGTTAGTATTTCTTTTTCAGATTTTGAGCTGGAAAAATCTAACGACTCAAAAAAACTTGTTTTAAACGGAATTGTAGCCACATTAAATTCTGAGAAAGTCGCTCTAATAGGAAAGGTTAGCCTCTTATTCAGCTGGAGCTTCCCATTTACCAAGCTTTACCCGATAAGTGCAACTATATATGACGCAGATCTGTACGTGCAAATGGGAACACAGAAAAAAAATGTTAGCATACCCGAGAGCAGCCAAATTGACAGCGTTTTTTCCCTAATCGGACTCCTAAACACAGATCTCTTTGTAAAAGGACTAAGATTTAACGGCCACGAAATAAATGAGGGATTCATGCGTATAAAAAAAATGAATCACAAAAAAATTCTGCAAGTCGGTATACACGAAGAAAATGCGGAAATAGAGCTAGAAATAGTTCAGTCCCAATACGACACCGTCGCAATGAGAGTAAAAAACCTCAATCCTAATAATAGCGTTTTTTCACCCTTGATAAAGGAGCTGGCTAATCTGCAGATCTCAGATGACAATTTCACTTTTAGCGGATATGCACTACTCAATTTAAATGAAAAGAAAATCAGCGGAGCGGTAAATGACCTCCGTGGCTCGATAAAAAGAAATGGAACGAGCTTTCATTTTGACGACGGAAGATTCCTAGTAACGGGCACGTCAAGCATAATAGAACTTGATGACGTGGGGATCAACATCGACGGAACACAGTTTAACGGTACCATCTTTTTCAGTGATGGCATTTCTCTTCAGGGAACGGTTACAAATCTTTCATCAAAAGACGTGCTAAAGTATTGGAATAGCTCCAGTACTGCAAGAGAGTGGTACAAGAACAGCATAAAGCACGGCACTATAAAAGAGGCAACTATAAAATTGGAAAGCAAAACCAGGAACTTTGAGATTCGAGATGCTAGTTTTGTCGATACCGCAGGAGAAATAGATGTTTCCTATGACACCAACGAAGCACAACGTCTTATTAATTTGGAAGGATTCGCAGGCACGCTTAATCTAATAGATAGCAATTTATATATCAAAGCTGATTCTGGACTAGTAGAAGGTCTGTCGTGTCAAAAGTGCGAAGCAATTATTGATATGGAAAAGACAAAATTGTCAGGCACCCTTACAGGAGAACTCAGTGAACTTATCCTGCTAGGAGAAAAAGCAAGCCCAAATAGCATAGACGAGATAGAAAAAGTGACTAATCTAAAAGGACTGAACGGGAATAGTAGCGCAGATGTAGTATTGCATATACCGCATACCGATGAAGGACAGATTAGTACCAAACTTCACGTCAAAGCCGATAATCTCCAGGCAGATAAATTTTATCGCGACTTTTCAATCACTTCAGGTACAGCGCAACTTGAGATGAATGATGACACAGTCGAAATTGATACAAGTCTACTTTCTGCAGATGGGGAGATCGGCTTAAAGGTTGTCAGAGATTTTCATACCCAAGTGACGGATTTTATCTTCGAAGGCACAAGCTCTGTCGAAACAATAAAAAATTCTGGCTTTTTACCAAGTTTCCTACCATTTAACGGAAAGATTCATGGAAGAGTAGCAGTGCAACTTCTCCAAGACGGAAATCTCAATTTGCAAGGAAGCCTTAATATGCAAGATGTGCATGAAGAAGTCTTTCAACTTTTTGGATGGAAAAAGGATCCCGATACCGTTTTCAACTTTAGGATCGATTCCGTTGGGGAGCAATATAATTTCAAAAAACTTCATCTTACCGGAAAACTTTTAGAATTGCGCCTCAGTGGAAGCAGCGACACAAAAAAGACCATCATAAACAGTCAAGTGGTAAACATAAATGATTCGAGCCTTGAATTCAAATTTCATCATTCACTTGAAGACGATACATCCAACTTAATCATCAATTCCGAAACACTAGACCTATCAAATGCACAAACACTTGGCCGAGTACTAAATTTCGGCGGGACAGGCAAAACAAAAACTAATTTAGAGGTAAATATAGGCACACTCAAACTAAAAAACGCACTTTCGCTCTCGGACCTAAAGCTCGATCTCAAAAATGGAGACGGGAATCTCTCCGGAATCTTTAACGATGGCACAATCCTGGGCGCAAGTTTCAGTAAACATGGTGGTGTAATTGTGGATAGCACGAACATAGGAACACTGCTCAAGAGTCTTGGTATTAAGAGTGGAATAATGGGGGGAAGGACTTCATTTTATCTCGGTACAAAGAATACACGGAGTAACGACGGGATTCTGGTAGTGGAAAACTTTTACGTGCAGGACGCTCCTATACTAGCACGCATTCTTTCCTTATCTTCTCTATACGGAATAATGAACATCCTCAATGGAGAAGGCATTTTCTTTGAAAGATTCTTTTCACAGTTTAAATATGCAGACGGTATTTTTTATATCTCAGAGTCATGGCTAGAAGCAGCACCAGTAGGACTAAGCATAATGGGGATCCTTAGCCTAAAACAAGACGAAGCAATCATTCACGGAAGCGTTGTACCATTGTATAAGCTCAACAAATTGATCTCGAAGGTACCGATAATAGGAACATTAGTAACAGCTGGAAAGAACCGTGGCATAATTGCTGCGGAGTATACATTGACAAGGAAAATGAATAAGTCCACAGTTTCAGTCAACACACTCACGACATTTACTCCAACTATTCTGCATAAGTTTTTCAAAGTTTTTAATTGA
- a CDS encoding glutathione synthetase, producing MKVGLQVLDLDAPGKSTIYLVEEALGRECSVFIYPVKTLCICGGRVFARGKYVEDCHKGTITLSKEEIEVNLDTLDLLLMRNDPPFNMDYITATYILERSGALVVNDPVAVRNFPEKFVDYYEDTFPTLISRDIWNIKLFIEQHREVVVKPLYGFGGIDVTKISDANESNLAHVQSLIEKTGTPVVIQKYDESVIEQGDKRVVVLNGGLLGCLRRHNKNSFIMNLHQGGEFFSCTLTPVEEERCCKIASDLKESGIILAGIDLVAGRITEINVTSTACVAELNELYHINTAARCFDVLEEMVWSHKR from the coding sequence ATGAAAGTAGGATTACAGGTACTTGATCTCGACGCACCTGGAAAAAGCACCATCTATCTAGTCGAAGAAGCTCTAGGAAGAGAGTGCAGCGTCTTTATCTACCCTGTAAAAACTCTCTGTATTTGTGGTGGTCGTGTTTTCGCTCGTGGGAAATATGTGGAGGACTGTCATAAGGGGACGATCACGTTATCTAAGGAAGAAATAGAAGTTAATTTAGATACACTAGATCTTCTCCTAATGAGAAACGACCCCCCGTTCAATATGGACTACATAACTGCAACATACATCTTGGAAAGAAGTGGCGCTTTGGTCGTAAATGATCCAGTAGCAGTGCGCAATTTTCCTGAAAAATTCGTGGATTACTATGAGGATACGTTTCCAACTCTCATATCCCGCGATATATGGAATATCAAACTCTTCATCGAACAACATAGAGAAGTGGTAGTGAAGCCGCTTTACGGTTTTGGTGGAATTGATGTAACAAAAATATCGGATGCAAACGAGAGTAATCTTGCTCATGTTCAGAGTTTAATTGAAAAAACTGGAACTCCGGTAGTGATACAAAAATACGACGAATCTGTGATTGAGCAAGGTGATAAACGAGTTGTAGTACTCAATGGAGGCTTGCTGGGCTGTCTAAGGCGACATAACAAAAACAGTTTCATCATGAATTTGCACCAGGGAGGTGAATTTTTCTCATGTACCCTTACCCCAGTAGAAGAAGAAAGATGCTGCAAGATTGCTTCAGACCTAAAAGAATCAGGAATCATACTTGCAGGAATAGATCTCGTTGCAGGAAGGATAACCGAAATCAATGTCACTTCCACAGCCTGTGTAGCGGAGCTGAATGAACTCTACCACATAAACACTGCCGCTAGATGCTTTGACGTCCTCGAGGAAATGGTGTGGTCCCATAAGCGTTGA
- a CDS encoding NAD(P)H-dependent flavin oxidoreductase produces MDDMLYSWDTFLSRSKLSVVKKLTISGWPVWPIIEGGKGVAVSDGVSSGAFAAAGCVGTFSAVNAKLIDDNGEIVPLEYHSKTRKGRHDELMEYSIKSAISQARVAHERSKGEGRIHMNVLWEMGGVERVLDGVLSKVSGLIHGITCGAGMPYKLAEIASRYKLYYYPIISSVKAFRILWKRSYRKLSEFLGGVVYEDPWLAGGHNGLSNTDRPDDIQDPYPRVIELRSFMNENGLNQVPIVMAGGVWSLSEWKHFIDNDEVGAVAFQFGTRPLVTKESPIPATWKQKLLQAKKGDVLLHKFSPTGFYSSALKNGFIQALIDRSERQIPYSESLEGEFVLSFEYGPRKRQIFIKDTDESLVQEWLSSGYTEVVKTPDHSVVFLTPDEFTSIRTDQMNCMGCLSHCKFSNWKDHDDYTTGELPDPRSFCIQKTLQNIVYGADPDTELAFAGHNAYRFSTDPLYKDGHIPTVKELVERILVGE; encoded by the coding sequence ATGGACGATATGTTATACTCTTGGGATACGTTTCTTAGTAGATCCAAGTTGAGCGTCGTAAAAAAACTGACCATCTCAGGGTGGCCCGTGTGGCCCATAATAGAAGGTGGTAAAGGTGTAGCTGTAAGTGATGGGGTTTCATCTGGTGCTTTTGCTGCTGCAGGTTGTGTAGGCACCTTTTCTGCTGTTAACGCAAAGCTCATAGATGATAATGGGGAAATTGTCCCGCTTGAGTATCATAGTAAGACCAGAAAAGGGCGCCATGACGAGCTGATGGAGTATAGCATCAAGAGTGCAATAAGCCAGGCCAGGGTAGCCCATGAGCGTTCAAAAGGAGAAGGAAGAATCCACATGAACGTGTTGTGGGAAATGGGCGGAGTCGAAAGAGTACTGGATGGCGTTTTGTCAAAGGTTAGTGGATTAATTCATGGGATCACTTGTGGTGCGGGCATGCCTTATAAGCTCGCGGAAATAGCTTCACGCTACAAATTGTATTACTACCCAATCATTTCCTCTGTTAAGGCTTTTAGAATTCTGTGGAAGCGTTCGTACAGAAAGCTTAGTGAGTTTCTAGGTGGTGTCGTTTACGAAGATCCGTGGCTTGCTGGGGGGCATAACGGCCTTAGTAACACTGATAGACCGGACGACATACAGGATCCTTATCCAAGAGTGATTGAGTTGCGTTCTTTTATGAATGAGAATGGGCTGAATCAGGTTCCCATAGTTATGGCGGGGGGTGTATGGTCGCTCTCAGAATGGAAGCATTTCATAGATAATGATGAGGTGGGTGCGGTTGCGTTTCAGTTTGGTACGCGTCCTCTTGTGACAAAGGAAAGCCCGATTCCTGCTACATGGAAACAAAAATTATTGCAAGCCAAAAAAGGTGACGTCCTATTGCACAAGTTTAGTCCCACTGGATTTTATTCATCTGCTCTAAAAAATGGATTCATACAGGCTCTTATAGATCGTTCTGAAAGGCAGATTCCATATTCCGAATCTTTAGAGGGGGAGTTTGTGCTATCCTTCGAATATGGTCCCCGTAAACGGCAGATCTTCATAAAAGATACCGACGAATCTTTAGTACAGGAGTGGCTTTCTTCTGGATACACAGAAGTTGTTAAGACTCCTGATCATTCTGTTGTGTTTCTTACACCGGATGAGTTTACGTCAATCCGGACAGATCAGATGAATTGTATGGGCTGTCTTAGCCATTGTAAGTTCAGCAATTGGAAAGACCATGATGATTACACAACAGGTGAATTACCGGATCCTAGGAGCTTTTGTATACAGAAAACACTTCAGAATATAGTGTACGGGGCCGATCCTGATACAGAGTTAGCTTTTGCTGGGCATAACGCGTATAGGTTTTCCACAGATCCTTTATATAAGGATGGACACATACCAACTGTAAAAGAACTAGTCGAGAGGATTCTTGTTGGTGAGTGA
- a CDS encoding AI-2E family transporter, with the protein MPMLFAFAFSFILAYFLNRSTTKLAALIGSRGIASLLVVTFLSILVILVLSLAIPLLYHQLILFLKGAPQLIAYIENSIKTSSPGLHSFLEERGMSSLFEYLLSLVPQLSTKITQHLWNSTLVLANIVILLIFTPVILFYLLQDWPKMTNAIKEIIPLKHRTTFNNQVTLMDASISGYVLGQMKISFILGVLYTVLLFFAGMPYYFLIGVSTGMLTIIPYFGNITGLITSHLVALSRASSILDVLPITLIFIFCGAIEGMFLSPKLLSKSVNLHPLWVIFSMTVGGMLFGLAGILLAVPVAATVAGFVRLGISYYKDSSYYKDEATNTD; encoded by the coding sequence ATCCCAATGCTTTTCGCCTTCGCATTCTCATTTATTCTTGCGTATTTTTTGAATCGCTCTACAACAAAGTTGGCAGCTCTCATTGGATCTAGGGGTATCGCATCCCTGCTTGTTGTTACTTTTCTCAGCATACTTGTCATCCTCGTTCTCTCGCTGGCTATACCTCTGCTTTATCATCAACTAATTCTCTTTCTTAAAGGAGCACCGCAACTAATTGCATACATAGAAAACTCAATTAAAACCTCTTCTCCAGGCCTACATAGTTTTCTTGAAGAAAGAGGAATGTCTTCCTTATTTGAGTACCTCTTATCTCTTGTGCCACAGCTTTCGACTAAGATTACGCAACATTTATGGAATTCAACGCTTGTTTTAGCAAACATTGTGATCTTACTAATTTTCACGCCTGTAATACTCTTTTATCTCCTTCAGGACTGGCCAAAAATGACGAACGCTATAAAGGAAATCATACCTCTAAAACACAGAACTACCTTCAACAACCAGGTTACACTGATGGACGCAAGCATTTCCGGATATGTACTAGGACAGATGAAGATTTCATTTATTTTGGGAGTATTATATACAGTGCTGCTCTTTTTTGCGGGGATGCCATATTATTTCCTAATTGGTGTATCTACAGGAATGCTGACGATTATCCCATATTTTGGGAACATAACAGGCCTTATAACGAGCCATCTAGTTGCGCTGTCTCGTGCCTCAAGTATCCTAGATGTGTTACCAATCACGCTGATCTTCATCTTTTGCGGCGCAATTGAAGGTATGTTCCTATCACCAAAACTTCTAAGCAAGAGTGTGAACCTACATCCATTATGGGTAATCTTCTCTATGACAGTCGGGGGTATGCTGTTTGGATTGGCAGGAATATTACTGGCTGTTCCTGTTGCAGCGACCGTTGCAGGATTTGTACGACTAGGTATCTCTTACTACAAAGATAGCTCCTATTATAAAGATGAAGCAACTAATACTGATTGA